CAATATCTACAATCGCATTCCGCTTTATATGATCGCTTCTTACCTAGGTATTTCAAGAAAAACACTGACAAGGGTTAGGGGCGGGAAATAATTAGTCGCTTTATCACCATCTACACTCCTGATAAAAAGGTTTATCAAAATAATGATGATAAAAAAGGCTAAATTAACCGTAGTTCAGTTAGCCTCTTCTTACAACGTTGACAATAAAAAACCTTATGGATTGGTAGACCACAAACTGAATTCTTTTACAAAAGCACGTTTTGGCAATTTCAGATGGTGTACGACTAGGGTCGCCAAATCTTCCGGCTGTAATACTTTTTCTTCGTTTCCATCGGTGAAGTTGGCGTTCACCGTCATATCTGTGGCAATGGTACTCGGGTTGATGGTCGATACACGAATGTTGGACTTGCGGCCTTCTTGCATCACACTCTCGGTAAGATTGATCACCGCTGCTTTTGATGCTCCGTAGGCACTCATTTTTGCAGAACCTTTCAAACCTGAGGTAGATGCTATGTTAATGATATCACCACCATTGTTTTTGACCATTTCCGGGAATACCTCGTGGATCATATAATACGTTCCAAATACATTTATTTTGAAAGATTGCTCCCATTGCTCAACTGGCAATTCGTTGATACCTCCTACAGCCAAAACTCCGGCACTATTGATAAGAATATCAATAGTTTCAAAAGTTTCCAAAATACTTTTTACCGTGTCTTGTACACCTGTATAATCTGAGACATCCAAGGCATAAGTTTGCACTTTTACATCGCTGTTAATGGCACTGATTTCAGCAGCTACCCGTAGCAAATCTTTTTCTGTACGACCTGCCAGAGCGATATTGACCCCTTCTTTTGCCAATTCCAAAGCCATCGCTTTACCTAACCCCTTACCAGCACCTGTGATAAGGGCATTCTTATTTTTTAAATCTTGCATATTTCTATTTTATATATCGCAAAATTCTGTTTTTATTTTATTATAAACGACTATTGAGTATTAAAATGTAAATTTGTTCCGTAATAATGAACAAAACATGATACAGTCGCTCGAGAAGCTATTTCTCATTATGGATTATATGGTACAAAACGGTAATCGGGTGCGTATACAAGATATTGCATCAGGTTTGGATATGAAAAAATCTACGGTACATAATTTTGTTAAAACCTTGGTGCATATGGGCTATGCAGATCAAGAGGAACTTTCTACCCGATATTACCTCACAGGCAAAATGCATCACCTCATCCCAACGGAATATTCTACCGCTACACTGAAAACAGACTATCGTCCTATCGTAGAAAAAATAACCGAACTCACCGGTGAAACCGCTTATCTAACCATACAGCTAGGATCCTATATGCGGCACGAACTAAAAAGCGATCCCAAACGCTCTGTACGTATAAGTCTAGAAGTAGGTAAAGAAATGGATGTAATGAATTCGGCTTTGGGTAATGTTTTTATGGCACATTCACCGAGTTTGACCAAACAATTAATGGTTAATCTCATCGAGCCAGAACAAATCAAATTGCAAAAGCAACTCGATAATGTAATAGAAAAAGGCTATGCTGAAGATTATGAACGTTTGGAAAAAGAGATGAATTGCGTAGCGGTACCAATTTATAGTAATAATAAATTATTGGCAGCAATTGGTATTTCAGGCCCATCGTATCGTTTTGGAACTAAAGAAATGCAACAGGGAATACAGATCATTCAATCATTATTAAAGAATAAGGTATCTTAATCTACACGATAATCGTTCTATAGCGTGTAGATGGAATGCATCATGCTTATTGTACTGTGACAATTAAAATTGTAACATTGATTATTGTTGAGTAAAGGAAAAGAGTCCTCGCCAATTCCAGGACTCTTTTCCTTTACTCATTTTATCATTTCCCTTTTGTTTGAACCAAAATTCGAAAATTGCAATTAATGTAGCAGATCAGGTCGGACAAATGTTGTAAGTTTGAAATTAGCTATTAACGCGATGTGGAGAATGAAGCCTCGTAGACCTTCAAATTCCCTTTGTTGTCTTTCACTTCAAGTTTAAAGTCGTGTCTGCCACTGCTGAGTTCCGGTTCGAAGTCATGCCAGATATGTCTTGTTTTAGGGTCATATTTCATTAAAGCCCATTTCCCGTCAATATAAGCGTCAAAAGTAGCTATACCCGATAGATTGTCACTGATGGTAAAATCGATGGAGCGTTGATTGGAAACATTCTTGCCGTCGGTAAGGTTACGCGCAGTGATATTTGGTGCAATGGTATCGACAGCGATGTAAAAACCACCAAATTCGCGTACGTTGGCTACCACCCAGCCGTTCTCATATTGACCACCTTGTGCTCCGCCATCAGAAGAAACAATCAAGGCTTTGTCATAAAGATTTTCAGACAAGCTGTAGTCTGGTTTGATCATGAGCTTGTAATATCCGAACACCGGTGTATAAGCGTTGTGGATATAGTGCATTGCCGAGTAGCCTTTTGCAGGTTTTGCTCCCTGCGAATAATTGAAGTAAAGGTCGTCATACAATATATTTTTGCTCATATAAACCCGAGCATTCTCCGCTTCATATTTGTTTTCATCGGCATAGTGAAACATTTTAAGCCCCTTCGCATTTGGGCGGCTGATGGAAAGTGAAGGGTTATTCTGCACCTTAAAATTCAATTCGCTCGTATTCCCTTGAACATCCTTGACCACATATTTTACCTCATGGACCTCATTGTCTTTCAACGTTATTTTACCGAGGTTATCCAAGTTTTTGAAGATGTTGATCGGATTGTTAGGATCTTTGAAGCTCTTTTGCACGCGTACCCCTGACTTTTTTAAATAAGGGTAGTCTACGTAGGACTGTATCGCACGGGTCTGATCAAAAGGAATGGATTCGAACAGTACCGTGCTGATGTTTTTATTGTCCAAAAATAGTTCAATCGAATACACACCATATGTAAAAGAGATGCCTCTCCGTTTATCAACCGTGTTGATTCCCAACCCAAAGGTACCATTCACAGAGATAGGGGCGTTTGTTGCTAAACTATAATTGCCGCTACCAACAGATCTGATGGTTTGATGCCTGCGGGGCGTATTTTCATCAAACAGTTCGGAACCCAAATCGTAGACCGTCATACCGCGGATAATCGGTTTTACACCGTCTGGAAACAACAGGCCAAACAATTGCGGATTGAGCGGCAATTGTGCTTTTGTATCCCGGATTTCAAAATGAAGATGTGGACCTGCAGACCCGCCTGTATTGCCCGAATTTGCAATAAACTCACCTTTTCTTACAAGTACTTGGTTGGGTTTGAGAAATATATCGACATCAAAACGTTTTTGCTTGTACTGCTCATCTTTGATGATTTTCGCAAGATCAGAATTGAAACTTTCGAGGTGCATGTACACCGAGGTGTAACCATTGGGATGATCAATGTAAACATAATTACCACCACCACCTATCTGTACCCTGACGCGGGATACAAAACCTTCCGCCGCTGCATGCACAGGAATATTGATGCGTTGTTGTGTCCGGTAATCGTCTCCACCATGGAAATGCGTTGCGCGCAATTCGCCGAACGATCCTGAAGCCTGCGGCGCTAGGTCCATGGGCCGTACAAAATAATTTTGTGGATAATTGCGGCTTTTGATAATATCTTGTCCCTTGCTTAGACCTGCCATGCAGGCCAGCAGGGAGAGCATTGCTGTCGTTTTTTTTATCATGCTATTCCCAGCTATTTAATTTTACAGCTAAACATCTTCTGTTCGCCAATGAAACCTTCCAATAAATCGCCGATGGCTACAGATCCGACACCAACTGGAGTTCCGGTGTAAATGAGGTCACCTTTGCGTAGGGTAATAAATTTGGAGGTATATACAATCAGATCTTCGTAGGAGAAAATCATGTCCTTGGTATTTCCCTGCTGAACTTTTTGCCCATTTTGCTGCAGGGAGAAATCAATCGAATTTACTTCCGCAAATTCTTCTTTAGGAATCAGGTTGCTGATCACTGCAGAATGGTCAAATGCTTTTGCCAATTCCCAGGGAAGGCTTTTTGCTTTTAATTCTTGCTGCACGTCCCTTGCGGTAAAGTCAATCCCTAGGCCGATAGCATCGAAATAGGTTGATGCAAATTTTGGTGTCACATGTTTTCCTTCCTTACAGACCCGGAGGACAACTTCGGTTTCGAACTGAATGTTTTTGGAGAATTCGGGGTAATAGAAATCTTTGTTATCCTTTAAGACCGCTGTATCGGGTTTTAAAAATATAATGGGATTCTCTGGGACTGGATTATTGAGCTCTTTCGCGTGGTCGATGTAATTGCGACCGATTGCAATTATTTTCATGATATAAATTTTTAAGGCAATGAAGCTTTCAGATTTCTTGCGAACTCATGAGCTCGGTTTTCATCGCGTGTACATTTGAGGCGCTATTAGAAAGTACTATATGCTATTTGTGAATTACCTACACTTGGCCGGAATGCGCTATGCTAACGAACGTCATGTGAGGAACGATATGGTTATCTTCTAAAAACTTATCGTGCATCCATACTCGGTATACTTTAGTTTTCGTTTACCACAACAAACTTAATAAATGTCCAAAGCTTATCCAAAATTGGAGAAAAACAACTACATGCGTAATTTAGATCAAAGTATATATTTATATAGGTTTTAGTTAGGTTTTGTTTAGGTTTTAGTTAGGTATAGTATAGGTTATAGCTAACTAAAACCTATAGTATACCTAATCTAATACTAGTTCATACCTAATTTAATTTAAACATTAATACAGATCGATTGTTAAGAGATCATTGTTAAGATGATAATTAAACAAAAAAATTAAAATATGGCTATAATAGAAGATGGGCCCAATGGTGGCTTTCGAGGTAAAGTTGGTTCGATATATGGATACAATCGTATGGGGCAATGGATTATTCGCGGAGCAAGGAGAAAAAACAGTAAACCTCCGACTGAAGCTCAGCGATTACATCGTCAAAAAATGAAAGCTATCGGAAAATTTTGTGCGGAGAACAAAGCAGTTTTTGATTTTGGCTATGGGCTAAAAAAAGAAAATGGATCTAAATATGGTGCATTTCAGCTCGCGCAAAAACATGTTTTCAATGATGTACTGGCTTTTGATGCCGATCATAATCCTGTTGTGAATTTTGAAAATTTGAATGTGTTTGTGGGGGATCTAATACCGCCCACGGGTACTAAGGTAAGTGTGAATGAAGGTCGTATATTTTTGGAATGGATACCAAACCCAGCGTATGATGATGAAATTTATAAGTTAAATCTAGCATTTGTTAGCTTAAATGATTTCTGTTCCTTAAAACCAGCAGTTGCATCTGCTAGGGATGGCCAATGTTTTGTGGACGTACCGGTTGAATTAAGCAAAAAAGCTGATTATCATGTCTACATCGGTTTTTGGGATACGTATCATGGTGCATTCTCAAATTCTACCTATTGTGGCGTCATTTAATAGGATTTTTCCACCTACTTGTGTATCTTTAACACTATGAATAAAATACAGGCGGTATTGTTCGATCTGGACGGTACGTTAATTGATTCGGAATATTTCTATTTCAAAAACTGGGCACCTATATTAAAACAGGAATTTAACCTTCAGATCAACTATGAAGATTGGATTCGCGATTTTGCTGGACATACTTTAGCACATAATGTCAAGCGTCTTACCGAGGACTATGGCTACGACGTGACGGAAGAACATATGTGGAAGCGTACACGTGCGGCTTATGCCGATTCTAACATGAGCGATATTGAATTGATGCCTGGAGCACGAGAAATTTTAGCTTTTTTGAAAGCAGAAGATATCCGTATTGGGCTTGTGACCTCGAGTTATAGAAGCACAGTCGATACTGTTTTGGGCAAGCACGAGCTTTTGGATTATTTTGAGTTTTTTGTCACGCGTGAGTGTGTGGAGCTGCCAAAACCCAATCCGGAACCTTATCGTTTGGCATTGACACATCTGGGTCTACCAGCCGACCGCTGTGTGGCTATTGAGGATACGTCAACAGGAAGTACATCGGCATTGGGAGCAGGGACGCAGTTGATTGCAGTTACGAAGCAAGAGGTAGAACGTGCTAGACTAACAGCTGTTGATAACATTGTGGAAAACTTATCTGAGGCGAAAGCCCTGTTGGCGCAATGGATTTGAGGGTTGTAAAATAATTTAATCGTTTTAGCATTTGTATTTTTATTCGGATATATGTAATATTACCGACTTGTAAAGGGAACTCTGATTATGAACCGTAGAACCGCAATAAAGCAATTTTTCATTATCGCTGGCGGACTGACAATTTTGTCGTCCTGTCTGAATGATGGAGGTGCATCAATTGTATTAAATAAGCTGAAGATTTCGGCGGAAGATGAGCAATTTTTGGGCGATCTGGCTAACATCCTGATTCCGAAATCGGATACACCGGGAGGAAAGGATCTGAACCTACATCTTTTCGTCATCAAAATGGTGGATGACTGTGAGTCGCCAGAAAATCAGGCTAAATTTGTCGCTGGTTTCAACAAATTGAGAAAACAGTTGAATTTAAAAAATAACAAAGAGACTGAGACCACTTTGGCGGGGTTAAAAGACCAAACCGACGAGAAGGCTTTTTTTGAGACCTTCAAATCGCGTGCAATTCAGGGGTATATGAACTCAGAATACGTGATGAAGAATAAGGTGATCTATAAACTTATTCCGGGTCCGTACAATGGTGCGGTAAAAGTTAAGGCATAAATAGCACATGGCAAATCTAAATATTGACAGTGAAAAAAACAGAACCTACGATGCGATCGTGATCGGTTCGGGAATTAGTGGCGGTTGGTCCGCAAAAGAGTTGTGCGAGAAGGGCTTGAAAACATTGGTTTTGGAACGCGGACGTGATGTGCAACATATCAAGGATTACCCAACCACCAATATGATGCCTTGGGAGTTTGAACATCGGAATGAAATGCCTTTCAAAGTAAAAGAAGAAAATCCGATTGTCAGCAAATGTTATGCATTCCATGAAGATGCAGCCCATTTTTTTGTAAAAGACAAGGAACACCCTTATATTCAAGAGAAACCTTTTGACTGGATCAGAGGCTATCAAGTTGGCGGCAAGTCGTTATTATGGGCGAGACAGACGCAACGTTGGTCTGACTTTGATTTCGAAGGGCCAGCGAGAGATGGTTTTGCCGTAGATTGGCCGATACGTTATGCTGATTTAGCACCTTGGTATGCTTATGTCGAAAAATTTGCTGGGATTGCAGGTAATCACGATGGACTTCCTGAATTGCCTGACGGTGAGTTTTTGCCAGGGTACCCATTAAATATTGTCGAGAAGTATTTTAAAGAAAGCGTCCAAAAGAAATTTCCGGAGCGCAAAGTGATTTCAGCACGTTGTGCACACCTATCAAAACCAAATCAGATTCACATCGAACAAGGACGTGTACAGTGTCAGAATCGCGTACTTTGTCAGCGAGGATGTCCTTTTGGTGGATATTTCAGTTCCAATGCAACGACAATTCCTTGGGCGGCCAAAACCGGAAATATGACGCTACGTCCATTTTCGGTTGTTCATTCGATTCTCTATGATGAACAAAAGGGAAAGGCAGTGGGTGTACGTGTTATTGATACCAATACAAAAGAGGAAATTGATTTTTATGCCAAACTGATTTTTGTCAATGCGGCTGCAATCAATACGAATTTGATCTTATTGAATTCTAAATCGAACCGTTTTCCAAATGGTTTGGGTAATGATAGTGGTGTGCTCGGAAAATATGTTGCCTTTCACAACTATAGTGCACGCATTTATGCAGAGTATGAAGGGATGTTGGATTTTACGGCCGAAGGGCGGAATCCCGCAGGTGGAGGCTATATTCCACGTTTCAGAAACTTGCACAAACAGGAAACGGACTTTTTAAGGGGCTATGCTGCCGGTTTCGGAGCTTCGCGTAGTAAAGAGTCGGATCGTTCGGGTTTAGGGCTAGATCTGAAGAACAATTTGTTGAATCCTAAATTAGGTGTTTGGCAGGTTGGATCTCACATGATGGGTGAAACGATACCAAAAGAATCAGGAATGGTTTCATTGGATAGCAGTAAGAAAGATGACTGGGGTATTCCATTGTTAAAAATTGCTGTCGATTATGATGAGAATGATGAAAAAATGAAAAAGGATTACATCGCTGTCATGACGGAGATGTTTACGGATGCTGGCTTCACAAACATTCGCCCGGATTCACACTGGCAGGCTCCAGGTTTGGATATCCATGAAATGGGCGGTGCACGTATGGGGCACGACCCGAAAACTTCGGTATTGAATAAATGGAATCAGATGCATGCTGTGAAAAACGTTTTTGTCACAGACGGTGCAAGTATGACCTCGACATCAACACAAAATCCTTCATTGACCTATATGGCATTTTCGGCACGATCTGTCGATTATGCGATTAGCGAGATGAAGAAAGGAAATATTTAGTTTACCGGGGAAAGGTTTTGAAAATAAATCTTTCCTCTGTAAAATTAAAGTGCTATCTTTCCACCCGCATAGCACGTTAAAACCAAGAAAGAATAACCAAAAAGGAAAACAATAACGAATAAACAATTAATGAACCAATAAGTAATCAAAAAAAAGCAATTAAAAAACCAAAATAGGAAACCAAAAAATTTTACAACAAAAGCAAAAGCGATTTAGCAGACTTTATTGCAGATTCTATGCGGCAATAATACCATAGACATTTGAACCCAAACGTTTTCTGTTAAGTGAAAGCAATGGAATATAGCAGGCAATTTTAAGAAAGCAGATCGATTTTAAAACGATTAATTAAGGGAAACTAAATTAAACTAGACGTTCTAAGTATCTTTTTGCTAAAACGTTTTTATAAACCAAATCACTATTAATATGAGCAAAGTTGACGTAAAATCACTTGCGCAGCTTGGGAAAAAATCAAAGTTATTTTTCTCATTGGCTGTCATTGCTGGTACTTTCCAACAAGTCAATGCCGCAGTCGGAACTTCTGCCAATTACGATGGCAAATCCTTCGTAAAAGAAGTAAACCATGTGCAGCAGCAAGTTAAAGGAAAAGTATTGGATGCTACTGGAAAACCAATTTCAGGAGTTAACATCGCCGTTAAAGGTACTTCAAAGGGCACACAATCTGATGCTTTGGGTAATTTTACATTGGATGCTAAATCGGGGGATGTATTGGTGGTTTCTTCCATTGGTTACAAAGCCAAAGAAGTCACTGTTTCCGGTGCAACTGTTTCTGTACAATTGGAAGATGATCAGAGCCAATTGGACGAAGTTGTCGTTGTGGGTTATGGTACCATGCGTAAATCTGATGTAACAGGTTCTATCGCTATGGTTAAAGGAGCCGACATGATCAAAGATCAGAACTTTAGTCCCTTGGATAACTTAAGGGGTAAGGCTTCGGGGGTTAATATCTTTTCTAACTCGAGCCAACCTGGTGCTTACGCCAACCGTGTGGTCATTCGTGGTGTAGCCACGATCAATTCATCATCCAATCCACTCTATGTTGTGGATGGGGTTGTAATGGAAGACTTTCAGTTGTTGAATCCGAATGATATCGAGAATATCGAGGTATTGAAAGACGCATCTTCGGCAGCGATCTACGGTGCACGTGGTGCAAATGGGGTTATCTTAGTAACGACAAAACGCGGAAATAAAGATGGATCCAGAACAATTAACTATCAAGGTTCAGCTGGTGTGAGCTCCGTTCAACGTTATATGGATCTATTGAATGGGCAGGAATGGGTAGATGCCTTTATGATCGGCTTGGAAAATGAAAATAAGTATCAGGGGAAATCCTGGTCCTTGGATAAAAAGACCTGGTTTAATGATCCCAACTATTTTGATGCTAATGGTAACCCTTTGTATAATACAGATTGGCAGCGTGAAGCAACGCGTACAGCCATTTCACATAATCATCAGTTAAGTGTACAACAAGGCGATGATAAATCATCTGTTGGGGCTTTCTTAAATTATACCGATCAACAAGGTGTAATGAATAATACTTGGAATAAACGGGTAAATGCAAAAATGGCCTATGACGCTAAACCGACTTCTTGGCTGTCTACGGCGATTAATTTAACCGTTAACCATACTTGGGGACGTTATACACCAGAAGATGGTGGCGGACAGGAGGCACGTCGTACCATGATTGAAATGCTTCCTTGGTATCCTGTGTACGATAAAAATGGACAATATACATTTTCATCATCTTCGACTGTTTCGGACAAATTAGGGTTTGAAGGAATGGCTAATCCAGTGTCTATCCTAGATTTGCAAAAGAGGATGCGTTATAATACACAGATATTTGGTAATGCGGCACTAACATTTCATCTGGCCGATGGTTTGGATCTTAAGACACAATTGGGGATAGATAATCATAAAAAAGCGTATAAAGGATATTCTTCCATTACCTTGAATAATATCTCAAGACCAAATGGCTGGGCTGAAATGAACAATACCAATACCCTATATTGGCAAGAAGAGACTTATCTGACCTATAATAAGCAGTTTGATAAACACCGCATTAATGCTATGGCAGGTTTATCCTGGCAAGAAAGAACTTACGACTTCAATAGTTCTAGAACCGAAGGCTTTTTCGACGATGCTTATGAATACAATAATATGGGAATTGGAATTACACCATCGACACCAGGGTCTAGGTGGAACAAATGGGCTATGAATTCCTATTTCTTAAGAGCAGCTTACTCCTATAACGATCGTTACTCGGCGACAATTACAGGACGTTATGATGGATCATCCAAATTCGGTAAGAATAATAAATATGCTTTCTTCCCATCTGCTGGTTTCGCATGGAATGTGTCGAATGAGGACTTTTTGAAAGACAATACCACCGTTAGCAATTTAAAGGTCCATACAAGTTACGGATTAACAGGTAACTCGGAGATTGATCCGTACAAGTCCCTGGCAATTGTTGATGCCGGAACGATATTGCTAAACAATTCAAGAGCACCATATTCCTTTGTGAATTCTATTTCGAATCCAAATTTGAAATGGGAAAAAACCGCTCAGGTTGATGCTGGAGTTGAATTGGGCTTATTTCAAAATCGTTTAAATTTTGATGTGTCTTTCTATCATAAGAAAACGACCGACTTGCTACTGGATGCGCCAATTCCAACCGCATCAGGATTTAGTACAGTGATGAAAAATATCGGATCCGTGCAAAATCAAGGTTTAGACATTATGGTTAAGGGAACCATTATCAATAAAGAAGACTTTAGCTGGAATGCCTCACTTAATGCCAATTACAATAAAAATAAGGTGTTAAAATTAGGCGAGAACAATGCCGATATCCAAATGAATAGCTGGGTAGGCGGTGCTAATAGTGTTATCCGTGTTGGTGAGAACTTAAATAGTTTTTATGGTTACAGAAGATTAGGGGTATATACTCAAGCTGATGTGGATGCCGGAAATGCGACGGTAAGTCAAATCGGACGTGCAAAAAGAACGACTGAGAAAGAGATTATTGGTAAAGGATTGCCCGACTGGACAGGTAGTTTTATCAACAATTTGAAATATAAGAACTTCGATTTTACCTTGGATCTGCAATTTGTTAAAGGTGTCGATGTGATGCAACAATTTTTCCATTCGACTTATGACCGTTTTGGTATCACCAATGGTTTGAAAAATATCTTAACCGACGCGTATAATGGATCAAATCCGAATACCATGCAACAGGCTATTTATTTGACCAATAATGGACATGCTGGACAAGATACCAATGTGGATGATGCTTGGGTAGCTGATGGTTCCTATTTACGGGTAAACTTAATTCAACTGGGGTATACATTTAACCCAGAAGCCTTAAAGGGTATCGGTCTAAAACGTGTTAGAATCTACGCAAATGCAAATAATCCGTTTTTATTCACTTCAAAAGAATTTTTAGGATATGATCCTGAAAGTACTTCACAAGGTGAGAGTAAGTTTGGACAAAACATAACGTTTTTCTCTTATCCAAGAGCGAAGACTTTTTCGTTGGGTCTGAATGTAACATTTTAAAAATTAGAAAATAAGGAAATGAAAAATAAATTTTTTATGTTGTTAATTCTTGGATTAGGTTTAACGACGTCATGTAACAAA
The DNA window shown above is from Sphingobacterium thalpophilum and carries:
- a CDS encoding TonB-dependent receptor, translated to MSKVDVKSLAQLGKKSKLFFSLAVIAGTFQQVNAAVGTSANYDGKSFVKEVNHVQQQVKGKVLDATGKPISGVNIAVKGTSKGTQSDALGNFTLDAKSGDVLVVSSIGYKAKEVTVSGATVSVQLEDDQSQLDEVVVVGYGTMRKSDVTGSIAMVKGADMIKDQNFSPLDNLRGKASGVNIFSNSSQPGAYANRVVIRGVATINSSSNPLYVVDGVVMEDFQLLNPNDIENIEVLKDASSAAIYGARGANGVILVTTKRGNKDGSRTINYQGSAGVSSVQRYMDLLNGQEWVDAFMIGLENENKYQGKSWSLDKKTWFNDPNYFDANGNPLYNTDWQREATRTAISHNHQLSVQQGDDKSSVGAFLNYTDQQGVMNNTWNKRVNAKMAYDAKPTSWLSTAINLTVNHTWGRYTPEDGGGQEARRTMIEMLPWYPVYDKNGQYTFSSSSTVSDKLGFEGMANPVSILDLQKRMRYNTQIFGNAALTFHLADGLDLKTQLGIDNHKKAYKGYSSITLNNISRPNGWAEMNNTNTLYWQEETYLTYNKQFDKHRINAMAGLSWQERTYDFNSSRTEGFFDDAYEYNNMGIGITPSTPGSRWNKWAMNSYFLRAAYSYNDRYSATITGRYDGSSKFGKNNKYAFFPSAGFAWNVSNEDFLKDNTTVSNLKVHTSYGLTGNSEIDPYKSLAIVDAGTILLNNSRAPYSFVNSISNPNLKWEKTAQVDAGVELGLFQNRLNFDVSFYHKKTTDLLLDAPIPTASGFSTVMKNIGSVQNQGLDIMVKGTIINKEDFSWNASLNANYNKNKVLKLGENNADIQMNSWVGGANSVIRVGENLNSFYGYRRLGVYTQADVDAGNATVSQIGRAKRTTEKEIIGKGLPDWTGSFINNLKYKNFDFTLDLQFVKGVDVMQQFFHSTYDRFGITNGLKNILTDAYNGSNPNTMQQAIYLTNNGHAGQDTNVDDAWVADGSYLRVNLIQLGYTFNPEALKGIGLKRVRIYANANNPFLFTSKEFLGYDPESTSQGESKFGQNITFFSYPRAKTFSLGLNVTF